Proteins from a genomic interval of Musa acuminata AAA Group cultivar baxijiao chromosome BXJ1-9, Cavendish_Baxijiao_AAA, whole genome shotgun sequence:
- the LOC135593885 gene encoding NAD-capped RNA hydrolase DXO1-like produces the protein MDFSEQDVDVFGEDIEDEEEEPDAEHVAAAEEENGSGDSSASSSSSASSSSSASDSSSRSSSDGEEEDGNSTALVRSAETGGEYVEEEEDERDLFGPDNEAYMKTHARSPFPVPVLPPLQNNQNRSNFGRGRWQSGYNNRGPPLLPRPGPYSQRQNYGFGSKFSHGNGRESEHFVSEMKLTKSEETLSRKIIQFQEPSEIGCYSRVEGGVVYFDDRSLRLFKRTICEDVGADLNKGFESFVEKRDLGSQGFGDLLACIRNKNIPLQNIHFVTFRNNLNKILATAYIRNEPWKMGVHKRRGVVYLDVHKLPERPQSQLDSRRCYWGYAFENLATENSTETDIDGKGIDANVEFCSVIKTKLGAHRIIMGAEMDCCDSTDDGRRFYVELKTSRELDYRTEERYEREKLLKFWIQSFLAGVPYIVIGFRDDAGILVRTERLRTKDITQRVKMKNYWQGGVCLAFADEVLCWLYGTVKENEDYVLQFVPPFHRLELLRAESCPDIIAEHAEQL, from the exons ATGGATTTCTCGGAACAAGACGTTGATGTTTTCGGAGAGGATATTGAAGACGAGGAAGAGGAACCGGACGCCGAACACGTGGCTGCCGCAGAGGAGGAAAACGGCAGCGGCGATTCGTCTGCTTCGTCTTCTTCGTCGGCTTCCTCTTCCAGCAGCGCGAGTGACAGCAGCAGCCGAAGCAGTAGCGACGGCGAGGAGGAAGACGGCAACTCCACTGCTCTTGTCAGGTCTGCCGAGACGGGAGGCGAAtacgtggaggaagaggaggacgagAGGGATCTATTTGGCCCAGACAATGAAGCGTACATGAAGACGCACGCCCGCAGTCCTTTTCCAGTTCCTG TATTGCCTCCTCTTCAGAATAACCAGAACAGAAGTAACTTCGGACGTGGTCGATGGCAGTCTGGGTATAATAACAGAGGTCCACCTCTTCTTCCACGGCCAGGGCCTTATTCACAGAGGCAGAATTATGGTTTTGGTTCTAAGTTTTCACATGGAAATGGTCGTGAGAGTGAACATTTTGTTTCTGAAATGAAGCTTACAAAGAGTGAAGAAACTTTGTCTAGGAAGATTATTCAATTTCAGGAG CCTTCTGAGATTGGGTGTTATAGCCGCGTTGAAGGTGGGGTTGTCTATTTTGATGACCGAAGCTTG AGACTCTTCAAACGCACCATATGTGAGGATGTTGGAGCAGATCTAAACAAAGGATTTGAGTCCTTTGTTGAAAAAAGAG ACTTGGGCTCTCAAGGCTTTGGTGATCTTCTTGCTTGCATAAGAAACAAAAACATACCTCTTCAAAATATACATTTTGTT ACTTTTCGTAACAATCTCAACAAG ATTCTTGCTACAGCATATATAAGAAATGAGCCATGGAAAATGGGTGTGCACAAAAGACGTGGGGTTGTGTATCTTGACGTGCATAAGCTTCCAGAAAGGCCACAAAGCCAACTAGATTCTAGGAG ATGCTATTGGGGCTATGCATTTGAGAACCTTGCCACCGAAAATTCCACCGAAACAGATATAGATGGTAAAGGTATTGATGCAAATGTAGAGTTCTGCTCCGTGATAAAGACTAAATTGGGTGCACATAGAATAATTATGGGTGCTGAGATGGACTGCTGTGATTCTACTGATGATGGAAGAAGGTTCTATGTGGAATTGAAGACAAGCCGCGAG TTGGATTATCGTACAGAGGAGAGATATGAGAGAGAGAAGTTGCTGAAGTTTTGG ATACAGTCATTCCTTGCTGGTGTCCCATATATTGTTATTGGATTCAG GGATGATGCAGGCATACTAGTCCGAACTGAGAGGCTAAGAACCAAGGATATTACTCAAAGGGTGAAGATGAAAAACTATTGGCAG GGGGGGGTATGCCTTGCTTTTGCCGATGAAGTTCTATGTTGGCTCTATGGAACCGTCAAAGAAA ATGAAGACTATGTGTTGCAGTTTGTGCCACCTTTCCATCGCTTGGAACTTCTTCGAGCGGAGTCTTGCCCTGACATCATCGCTGAACATGCTGAGCAACTCTGA
- the LOC135593886 gene encoding myb family transcription factor PHL8-like yields the protein MDSKPRLKWTSQLHQLFVDAVSQLGGVDKATPKYVMRVMGVPGLTLHHLKSHLQKYRLAKNRESSILRGNRRRDAKVTHQWTSEDATTQDEANEAPPQCETTLKMQMEVQRKLQEQIEVQRHLQLRIEAQGKYLQSVLKKAQEALAGYSSSAIGIEAVRTELSELVSAMDTECLSSSISPGDSSAESCLTCGDVMETKEGNSLKQDDNSSALHRSQESDEFSQKTTKRMQNDVHDDLCRAKRSCRRSSFTIQEELDLNI from the exons ATGGATTCCAAGCCGCGACTGAAATGGACTTCTCAGCTTCATCAACTCTTCGTCGACGCCGTCTCTCAGCTCGGCGGAGTCGATA AAGCTACACCCAAGTACGTGATGCGTGTAATGGGAGTTCCCGGACTTACTCTGCACCACCTGAAGAGCCATCTGCAG AAATATAGACTAGCGAAGAATCGAGAATCGAGCATTCTCCGCGGTAACAGGCGACGAG ATGCCAAGGTCACGCACCAGTGGACTTCGGAGGACGCAACCACCCAGGACGAGGCGAACGAAGCACCACCGCAGTGCGA AACCACGTTAAAGATGCAGATGGAGGTCCAGAGAAAGCTGCAGGAACAGATCGAG gTGCAGAGACACTTGCAGCTCCGGATCGAAGCCCAGGGGAAGTACTTGCAGTCGGTGTTGAAGAAAGCCCAGGAAGCACTTGCTGGATACAGCTCGAGTGCCATCGGAATCGAAGCTGTCAGGACCGAGCTCTCGGAGTTAGTCTCGGCTATGGACACGGAATGCCTGAGCTCCTCCATCTCCCCTGGTGATAGCTCCGCGGAGAGTTGCTTAACTTGTGGCGATGTGATGGAGACGAAAGAAGGGAACTCGTTAAAGCAAGACGACAACTCGTCTGCACTCCATCGGAGCCAGGAATCCGATGAGTTCAGTCAGAAGACGACGAAGAGAATGCAGAACGATGTGCACGACGATCTTTGCAGAGCCAAGAGAAGCTGCCGACGGAGTAGCTTTACCATACAAGAAGAGCTTGACCTGAACATATAG
- the LOC135594418 gene encoding uncharacterized protein LOC135594418 isoform X2, translating to MACLSWCWLIVDHVLLGEGFDRWRRLSFFVHPVFVVLFQLYVFAQLLITSLSNPIFCAFRIARSVIVTVFLFVRCFLFYVSEVDEISSFTTNASQTPANPDKFQCIVTHDDCGGHLQVCSLGLYSEGGEDEDEEHEESSLHVEHSSILGELNFASASHHLFPGLQERAYELADEEEEESTASSVAYDLYDPRLSLDIYEYGDADRMDDHGGLMVQTEDDPDIDDYSQHVSVFRTESKWVEIDLFYENYRGRMRWFDQLNDERRIAVSFVLGKKLGATSFHDRIDPLNFSFPVVAHKKLAKSIESDFELVYVGQSCLSWEALCHQHRKVKLISDAHRGCFHGEVAERFQQFQILLERFIETENSEGKRFWNYAQTKFCNAQLLQIPDVSGYVEDVGEGTKGETMEGSQVSEAIEKAMSSFWLFLRSDNKRCRGILKKLKLSDCQVEDPKDLQLFTSLSKEAHKNVKMKALVKKSRSTKTTPPREEIQVENLICLVDINLVIRVLKMSVVTSAQLRWCHEKLSSIEFKQGIVRTPPNVGGLLFPHS from the exons ATGGCTTGCCTCTCATGGTGTTGGCTCATTGTAGATCATGTGCTCCTCGGTGAAGGATTCGATAGGTGGCGCCGATTGAGCTTCTTTGTCCACCCAGTCTTTGTTGTGCTTTTCCAGCTCTACGTGTTTGCGCAGCTGCTGATCACAAGCTTGTCGAATCCAATCTTTTGCGCCTTCCGTATCGCCCGCAGTGTCATCGTGACAGTGTTCCTATTCGTGAGATGTTTCCTGTTCTACGTTTCCGAGGTTGATGAGATCTCATCTTTCACGACCAATGCTTCTCAGACTCCTGCAAATCCTGATAAGTTTCAGTGCATTGTGACACACGATGACTGCGGTGGTCATCTACAAGTCTGCAGCCTGGGATTGTACTCGGAAGGAGGTGAGGATGAAGACGAAGAGCATGAGGAATCGAGTCTTCATGTGGAACACTCGAGTATACTTGGGGAACTCAACTTCGCATCAGCAAGTCACCATCTATTTCCAGGTTTACAAGAGAGAGCGTATGAACTTGCcgatgaagaggaagaggaatcaACCGCAAGTAGCGTGGCATACGATTTATATGATCCAAGACTCTCGTTAGATATCTACGAGTATGGGGATGCAGATCGAATGGATGATCATGGAGGGTTGATGGTGCAAACAGAGGATGATCCAGATATCGATGACTATTCTCAACATGTCTCGGTATTCAGAACAGAAAGCAAATGGGTTGAAATCGATTTGTTCTACGAAAACTACAGAGGAAGGATGAGGTGGTTTGATCAACTCAATGACGAAAGAAGAATTGCAGTAA GTTTTGTTTTGGGCAAGAAACTGGGGGCTACAAGTTTCCATGACAGAATCGATCCTCTTAACTTTTCCTTCCCTGTAGTTGCTCATAAAAAGCTTGCCAAAAGCATAGAAAGCGATTTCGAGTTGGTGTATGTGGGTCAATCGTGCCTGAGTTGGGAAGCCCTCTGTCATCAGCATAGAAAAGTGAAGCTGATTTCTGATGCGCACAGGGGATGTTTCCATGGCGAAGTAGCAGAGAGGTTTCAGCAGTTTCAGATACTGCTGGAGAGGTTCATCGAGACCGAGAACTCTGAAGGCAAAAGGTTTTGGAATTATGCTCAAACTAAATTTTGTAATGCACAGCTTCTCCAAATTCCGGATGTTTCAG GTTATGTAGAGGATGTGGGAGAAGGTACGAAAGGAGAAACAATGGAGGGAAGCCAAGTCTCGGAGGCCATTGAGAAAGCCATGAGTTCCTTTTGGCTTTTCCTCAGAAGTGACAATAAAAGGTGTCGGGGAATCTTGAAGAAGCTCAAGTTGAGTGATTGCCAAGTGGAAGACCCAAAGGACTTGCAACTCTTTACCTCTTTATCCAAGGAAGCTCACAAG AACGTGAAGATGAAGGCGTTGGTGAAGAAAAGCCGCAGCACGAAGACTACACCACCTCGTGAAGAAATCCAAGTCGAGAATTTGATTTGCTTGGTCGATATCAATCTGGTGATAAGGGTGCTAAAGATGTCAGTGGTCACATCTGCACAACTCAGGTGGTGTCACGAGAAGCTTAGTAGCATAGAGTTCAAGCAAGGAATTGTTCGGACTCCTCCTAATGTCGGTGGTTTATTATTTCCACACTCGTAA
- the LOC135594418 gene encoding uncharacterized protein LOC135594418 isoform X1, which yields MACLSWCWLIVDHVLLGEGFDRWRRLSFFVHPVFVVLFQLYVFAQLLITSLSNPIFCAFRIARSVIVTVFLFVRCFLFYVSEVDEISSFTTNASQTPANPDKFQCIVTHDDCGGHLQVCSLGLYSEGGEDEDEEHEESSLHVEHSSILGELNFASASHHLFPGLQERAYELADEEEEESTASSVAYDLYDPRLSLDIYEYGDADRMDDHGGLMVQTEDDPDIDDYSQHVSVFRTESKWVEIDLFYENYRGRMRWFDQLNDERRIAVSFVLGKKLGATSFHDRIDPLNFSFPVVAHKKLAKSIESDFELVYVGQSCLSWEALCHQHRKVKLISDAHRGCFHGEVAERFQQFQILLERFIETENSEGKRFWNYAQTKFCNAQLLQIPDVSGYVEDVGEGTKGETMEGSQVSEAIEKAMSSFWLFLRSDNKRCRGILKKLKLSDCQVEDPKDLQLFTSLSKEAHKKNVKMKALVKKSRSTKTTPPREEIQVENLICLVDINLVIRVLKMSVVTSAQLRWCHEKLSSIEFKQGIVRTPPNVGGLLFPHS from the exons ATGGCTTGCCTCTCATGGTGTTGGCTCATTGTAGATCATGTGCTCCTCGGTGAAGGATTCGATAGGTGGCGCCGATTGAGCTTCTTTGTCCACCCAGTCTTTGTTGTGCTTTTCCAGCTCTACGTGTTTGCGCAGCTGCTGATCACAAGCTTGTCGAATCCAATCTTTTGCGCCTTCCGTATCGCCCGCAGTGTCATCGTGACAGTGTTCCTATTCGTGAGATGTTTCCTGTTCTACGTTTCCGAGGTTGATGAGATCTCATCTTTCACGACCAATGCTTCTCAGACTCCTGCAAATCCTGATAAGTTTCAGTGCATTGTGACACACGATGACTGCGGTGGTCATCTACAAGTCTGCAGCCTGGGATTGTACTCGGAAGGAGGTGAGGATGAAGACGAAGAGCATGAGGAATCGAGTCTTCATGTGGAACACTCGAGTATACTTGGGGAACTCAACTTCGCATCAGCAAGTCACCATCTATTTCCAGGTTTACAAGAGAGAGCGTATGAACTTGCcgatgaagaggaagaggaatcaACCGCAAGTAGCGTGGCATACGATTTATATGATCCAAGACTCTCGTTAGATATCTACGAGTATGGGGATGCAGATCGAATGGATGATCATGGAGGGTTGATGGTGCAAACAGAGGATGATCCAGATATCGATGACTATTCTCAACATGTCTCGGTATTCAGAACAGAAAGCAAATGGGTTGAAATCGATTTGTTCTACGAAAACTACAGAGGAAGGATGAGGTGGTTTGATCAACTCAATGACGAAAGAAGAATTGCAGTAA GTTTTGTTTTGGGCAAGAAACTGGGGGCTACAAGTTTCCATGACAGAATCGATCCTCTTAACTTTTCCTTCCCTGTAGTTGCTCATAAAAAGCTTGCCAAAAGCATAGAAAGCGATTTCGAGTTGGTGTATGTGGGTCAATCGTGCCTGAGTTGGGAAGCCCTCTGTCATCAGCATAGAAAAGTGAAGCTGATTTCTGATGCGCACAGGGGATGTTTCCATGGCGAAGTAGCAGAGAGGTTTCAGCAGTTTCAGATACTGCTGGAGAGGTTCATCGAGACCGAGAACTCTGAAGGCAAAAGGTTTTGGAATTATGCTCAAACTAAATTTTGTAATGCACAGCTTCTCCAAATTCCGGATGTTTCAG GTTATGTAGAGGATGTGGGAGAAGGTACGAAAGGAGAAACAATGGAGGGAAGCCAAGTCTCGGAGGCCATTGAGAAAGCCATGAGTTCCTTTTGGCTTTTCCTCAGAAGTGACAATAAAAGGTGTCGGGGAATCTTGAAGAAGCTCAAGTTGAGTGATTGCCAAGTGGAAGACCCAAAGGACTTGCAACTCTTTACCTCTTTATCCAAGGAAGCTCACAAG AAGAACGTGAAGATGAAGGCGTTGGTGAAGAAAAGCCGCAGCACGAAGACTACACCACCTCGTGAAGAAATCCAAGTCGAGAATTTGATTTGCTTGGTCGATATCAATCTGGTGATAAGGGTGCTAAAGATGTCAGTGGTCACATCTGCACAACTCAGGTGGTGTCACGAGAAGCTTAGTAGCATAGAGTTCAAGCAAGGAATTGTTCGGACTCCTCCTAATGTCGGTGGTTTATTATTTCCACACTCGTAA